TTCGATAGGTCGGAGTGAATGTAACACAAACAGCAGTATATTATAAACCACCAAATAGCAATGGAGTAGTATATTATAATTTGCGTTTGTATGAATAAATGTGGTTGAGTAAGCCCCTTAGAACCTTATTGCCATATTGCAGGAACAAATTAACTGTTTCTAAAGTCCATGCCCTCCTCATTACCAGCAGTCTACTCAATCAAAGATGGCCAGAAACCAAGCTCATTGTAGCCTATGCCCAAACAGGCAACATAAAACTCGCACGCCAACTGTTCGACAATTTGCCTCAAAGAGGCGTAGATGCTTGGAATGcaataattatttcatattcaaAGATGGGTTTTCCTGATGAGGTTCTGAATCTTTACTTAAAGATGATATCTGAAGAAATAAAGCCTGACAGTTCCTCATTTACAGTAGCCATAAAAGCTTGCGCAACCATGTCTGATTTTAAAATGGGTGAAGAGATTTGGTATCAGGCAGTTGATCATGGGTACAAGCATGATGCTTTTGTTGCCTGTTCTGTGTTAAATTTGTTCACAAAGGATGGAAAAATTAAAGAAGCAAAAGCAGTGTTTGAGGGGATCAAGAGGAAAGATCTTGTTTGTTGGACTACAATGGTTACCGGGTTTGCGAAAAATGGTGAAGGGATGGAAGCTATTGAAACTTTTAGGAGGATGCAAGAACATGGATTGCAAGGAGATGGGATTGTAATGCTGGGTTTAATTCAAGCTTGCATTGATATTGGTTGTAAGAAAATGGGTTTGTCAATTCATGGCTATATGATTCGAAGAAATCTTCCAATGGATGTCGTTTTTAATACTAGTCTCATAAACATGTACGCAAAAAACGGTCATTTGGGTTTTGCATACAGAGTTTTTTGTAACATGGGGCAAAAGAATGTTGTGTCTTGGAGTGCTTTAGTTTCAGGTTATGCTCAAAATGGTTTAGCTAGTGAAGCTCTTGAACTTTTTAGAGAAATGCAGAGAGTTGGATTCATACCAGATTCAGCTTCTTTAGTGAATGTTCTTTTGGCATGTTCTCATGTTGGCTACCTTAAGATGGGAAAATCGATACATGCTTATACTCTTCGTAGGCAAGAATTCGACAATGTTTCCGCCACTGCTGTGATCGACATGTATTCGAAATGTGGGGCTCTTGTTTCTGCCCGTGTTCTATTCGATACGATAAGCTGCAAGGATGGTGTACTATGGAATACCATGATTTCGAGTTATGGAATGCATGGACATGGAATAATTGCGCTCGCAGTTTTTGATGATATGATCAAAACCGGCATAAATCCTGATGATGCAACATTTGCTTCTCTACTTTCAGCTTTAGGTCATTCGGGTCTTGTAGAGCAAGGACAGTACTGGTTCAATGAAATGATCAATCGATTCAAGATTGAACCGAGTGAGAAACATTATGCTTGTGTTGTTGATCTGTTGGCTCGTGCAGGAAAAGTCGAGGAAGCCCTCGATTTAGTGAATTCCATGAATGATCGCGAAGTTGGAATCTCCATCTGGGTTGCTCTTTTGTCGGGTTGTCATAAAAACAAGCGAATTTCCATTGGTGAATCGGCTGTTAAAAAGATTCTCGAGTTTCAACCAGATGATTCGGGCATTTATTCGTTGATTGCGAACTTTTTTGCATCAGCTAAAAAGTGGGATGAAGTTGCTGAAGTGAGGAAAACTATGAGAAAAATGGGCATACAGAAAGTCCCTGGTTATAGTATGGTGGATGTGAAAGGTAAGCTTTATGCTTTCCTTATGGAGGATAAAACCCATCACCAATATGATCAAATGATGATTTTGATAGAGAAGTTGGATCATGAGATGAGAGTCATGGGTTATGTGCCAAAAACTCGGTTTGTGTTGCATGATCTCAATGAGGAAGTAAAATCGAGCATGTTACGAAATCATAGCGAGAGATTGGCGATTGCGTTTGGCCTATTGAACACCGAACCGGGGACTAAGCTAGTGATTACTAAGAATCTAAGAGTTTGTGGGGATTGTCATGAGGCAATCAAATACATAACTAGAATTGTAAATAGGGAGGTTGTTGTAAGGGATGTGAAGCGTTTTCATCACTTTAAGCACGGTCTCTGCTCGTGTGGAGATTATTGGTAAGTTGCGACTTGTGAATCATCATcaccatcttcatcatcatcatcatcatatcgtCATACCCAGTTAATACCGCTCATAGAAGCTATGATCGGGTATGGGGGTGGTTAGATGACGGGATTTTATACCCTTGTGAGAAAAGAGATAAGAGGTTGCAGACAGTAAGACCCTCGACAAGTTGCATCGGAAATAGATGAATGATCAACATATTCTAATTTACCGAGGTCACATTATGAGGCACACTGAACTACTAGTTCTATGTAGCAGCTATGAGATGGATCCTGCTTATTCTACCCTACAAATACAACCAATACTATCTAAAGGTGAGATCTGGTACATGAACATGAACAACTGCTTGCCAAGACAAAGATTGTCAATCTTGCATAATTTCGTTCGCAAATTCACAATGTTAACGGAACAGCCTTATTTTTATTTCGTCATATATGAAAAACAACGTAATGGGTACACTTTATATTAGGTTATCATCTTAGACAactatttttctcattttccgTTGTTTAGTTTGACAAAGAAATTTAAAGGATAAACTTGATGGAAAAGACCTTTTCAAAAACATTTTCCTTcaaaaattgaacaaaatcaaaatcaatttccCTCCGGTTTTCATCCCCAACACTTCAATTGTCCCAAACAGTTTGTTTGTAGTAGATATTAAATGTAGAAACGACAGGAAAATCTTTTGACAAGTTAAATGATCATATTTGTTCTCCTCTAgtcatctcaaattcttcaaAATATTCATTTCAATTTCTAATGCATTACAATATGAAAATATGATGTTAGGTAATAATGAGAAattatgaaaaacaaaattttttttatgatcaaagtttcataaCACTTTACATCACAAATCATTCACATTACCATTGTTTAGAACCGACAACCAAACGGACAACCAAACAAAGGAAAATCAATTATCATTTGCATTTTCATTGAAAATTACTGGTTATGAAAAAATGGACAATAAGTCAATAAGTATATTACTTTTAGTTTTACCATAACCAACCTttacatataaatttttgaatcaaaactaaaatcaaTTCAATTGCTATTACTTGAAGAGTCTAGCTTGCTCAACTACCATAAGTAATATTTCACTTGAAA
The Amaranthus tricolor cultivar Red isolate AtriRed21 chromosome 11, ASM2621246v1, whole genome shotgun sequence DNA segment above includes these coding regions:
- the LOC130827359 gene encoding putative pentatricopeptide repeat-containing protein At3g25060, mitochondrial, with translation MWLSKPLRTLLPYCRNKLTVSKVHALLITSSLLNQRWPETKLIVAYAQTGNIKLARQLFDNLPQRGVDAWNAIIISYSKMGFPDEVLNLYLKMISEEIKPDSSSFTVAIKACATMSDFKMGEEIWYQAVDHGYKHDAFVACSVLNLFTKDGKIKEAKAVFEGIKRKDLVCWTTMVTGFAKNGEGMEAIETFRRMQEHGLQGDGIVMLGLIQACIDIGCKKMGLSIHGYMIRRNLPMDVVFNTSLINMYAKNGHLGFAYRVFCNMGQKNVVSWSALVSGYAQNGLASEALELFREMQRVGFIPDSASLVNVLLACSHVGYLKMGKSIHAYTLRRQEFDNVSATAVIDMYSKCGALVSARVLFDTISCKDGVLWNTMISSYGMHGHGIIALAVFDDMIKTGINPDDATFASLLSALGHSGLVEQGQYWFNEMINRFKIEPSEKHYACVVDLLARAGKVEEALDLVNSMNDREVGISIWVALLSGCHKNKRISIGESAVKKILEFQPDDSGIYSLIANFFASAKKWDEVAEVRKTMRKMGIQKVPGYSMVDVKGKLYAFLMEDKTHHQYDQMMILIEKLDHEMRVMGYVPKTRFVLHDLNEEVKSSMLRNHSERLAIAFGLLNTEPGTKLVITKNLRVCGDCHEAIKYITRIVNREVVVRDVKRFHHFKHGLCSCGDYW